In Populus nigra chromosome 1, ddPopNigr1.1, whole genome shotgun sequence, one genomic interval encodes:
- the LOC133692312 gene encoding uncharacterized protein LOC133692312: MTTSRRLADRKVDRFDKKVTKRGAVGETSTRKGKDYPVGPLLLGFFIFVVIGSSLFQIIRTATSGGMA; the protein is encoded by the exons ATg ACTACATCAAGGCGTCTTGCTGATAGGAAAGTCGATAGATTTGACAAGAAGGTTACAAAGAGAGGAGCTGTGGGCGAAACAAGCACCAGAAAGGGAAAGGATTATCCTGTTGGTCCTCTTCTCCTTGGATTCTTCATCTTTGTTGTCATTGGATCAT CTCTATTCCAGATAATCAGGACAGCTACAAGTGGAGGCATGGCCTAA